The following coding sequences lie in one Rutidosis leptorrhynchoides isolate AG116_Rl617_1_P2 chromosome 6, CSIRO_AGI_Rlap_v1, whole genome shotgun sequence genomic window:
- the LOC139852714 gene encoding pathogen-associated molecular patterns-induced protein A70-like, with amino-acid sequence MLGGGASMAIASIWTSIANWSTPTILFCVLNLMIATIFIVSNFKSHHHQSKVNHEYETTEYNSVNQLGRAPSLLQRLKSSDFSLSYFHKSDPAESEQVDNSTSQLTRAPSFLDRVKSFKMITSSYNTNTSQDEHSDMDPLHDQVEEESNKSNYNKLATVSSEKRGVTTVRRSASNLSKSRSEKGKAKGEEDVDKHRPATMRESVVHDDSVDAKADDFINRFKNQLKLQRIDSLRRFREMLNRGT; translated from the exons atgCTTGGTGGTGGTGCATCAATGGCTATTGCTTCAATATGGACTTCCATAGCTAATTGGTCCACACCAACTATTCTTTTTTGTGTTCTTAACCTCATGATTGCCACTATCTTCATCGTATCAAACTTCAAGTCTCATCACCATCAATCTAAAGTTAATCATGAGTATGAAACAACCGAGTACAACTCAGTGAATCAACTCGGTCGTGCCCCTTCTCTTTTGCAACGACTTAAGTCAAGTGATTTTTCCTTGTCTTATTTCCACAAGTCGGACCCAGCTGAGTCGGAGCAAGTTGATAACTCAACGAGTCAACTCACTCGAGCCCCATCGTTCTTGGACCGTGTCAAGTCGTTTAAAATGATCACGTCCTCTTACAACACAAACACTAGCCAAGATGAACATTCAGACATGGACCCACTTCATGATCAAGTGGAAGAAGAAAGTAACAAGTCCAACTATAACAAATTGGCTACTG TGTCGTCAGAAAAGCGTGGTGTGACTACGGTCAGAAGGTCAGCAAGCAATCTTTCAAAATCGCGTAGTGAAAAGGGGAAGGCGAAAGGTGAAGAGGATGTCGACAAGCATCGACCAGCAACGATGAGAGAGTCAGTTGTACATGATGATAGCGTTGATGCTAAAGCAGATGATTTTATTAACAGGTTTAAGAACCAGCTCAAATTACAAAGGATTGATTCGCTTCGAAGATTTAGAGAAATGTTGAACAGAGGAACTTGA